In the genome of Coraliomargarita algicola, one region contains:
- a CDS encoding efflux transporter outer membrane subunit yields MKPTFYFCLPFTLLFTSCVSIPEKRAQQVDEALAIAPIYATSEYPDLELVDSLLELFDDPQLKQLVEQAWAHNPDLLIAASEMDEAGFNFEKSRGALFPSLSGNGAASRAGSNSSAASNTFSASLDVEWEVDLWGELRNQTRAAQADQFASEANYQATRQSLAAQTMQAWFNLIAAEKQLNLAERERDSFADTHQLVQRRYEQGIVTITEVELAHTDAASARADYESSKDARDQSARALKALLGQYPDARLSASTNWPALDRSIPSGLPSELLLARPDIIAAYQNIRAADALARAAYADLFPSFTLTASGGRSSDTLSDLGRSAFDVWSLAGQISAPIFEAGQRRAEVGAADARAEQAYQNYRAVVINAFTEVENALNSEAYLAREETARLEALAAARRAEAKSLRDYESGLIDILDLLEAQRRVFSTEAQTISLHNLRLSNRVSLALALGKGF; encoded by the coding sequence GTGAAACCTACATTCTACTTTTGCCTTCCTTTTACGCTGCTGTTTACCAGCTGTGTCAGCATTCCCGAAAAACGTGCGCAGCAAGTCGATGAGGCGCTGGCCATTGCTCCGATCTACGCCACCAGCGAGTATCCGGACTTGGAACTGGTCGATTCTTTACTGGAGCTTTTCGATGACCCTCAGCTCAAGCAACTGGTCGAGCAAGCATGGGCTCACAATCCGGACTTGCTGATCGCGGCTTCAGAAATGGATGAAGCGGGCTTTAATTTTGAAAAATCCCGCGGGGCTCTGTTTCCTTCTTTGAGCGGCAATGGCGCTGCCAGTCGCGCCGGCTCCAACTCAAGCGCTGCCAGCAATACTTTTTCTGCCAGCTTGGATGTGGAATGGGAGGTCGATCTGTGGGGCGAGCTTCGCAATCAAACGCGCGCCGCCCAAGCGGACCAATTTGCCAGCGAAGCGAACTACCAAGCCACCCGCCAATCACTGGCCGCCCAAACCATGCAGGCCTGGTTCAATTTGATCGCGGCGGAGAAACAACTGAACCTGGCCGAGCGCGAGCGAGACAGCTTTGCCGACACCCACCAACTGGTGCAGCGCCGATACGAACAAGGCATCGTCACAATCACTGAAGTGGAGCTCGCGCATACCGATGCCGCCAGCGCCCGCGCCGACTACGAATCCAGCAAAGACGCTCGCGACCAAAGCGCCCGCGCCCTGAAAGCTCTGCTCGGCCAATACCCTGACGCCAGACTGTCAGCTTCAACGAACTGGCCCGCGCTGGATCGCAGCATTCCCAGCGGCCTGCCTTCGGAGCTGCTGCTAGCACGCCCCGACATTATTGCCGCCTATCAAAACATCCGCGCCGCGGATGCCCTGGCACGTGCCGCCTATGCGGACCTGTTTCCTTCTTTTACACTCACCGCCAGTGGCGGCCGCAGCTCCGATACATTGTCCGACCTTGGACGTAGCGCCTTCGATGTGTGGTCACTCGCCGGACAAATCAGTGCCCCCATTTTCGAAGCAGGTCAACGCCGCGCGGAAGTCGGAGCCGCCGATGCCCGCGCCGAGCAAGCTTACCAGAACTACCGCGCCGTTGTCATTAATGCATTCACCGAAGTGGAAAACGCGCTCAACTCGGAAGCCTACCTAGCACGCGAAGAAACGGCGCGCCTGGAAGCACTGGCAGCCGCCCGCCGCGCCGAAGCCAAGAGCCTGCGCGATTACGAATCCGGCCTGATCGACATTCTGGATCTCCTCGAGGCGCAGCGCCGTGTCTTCAGCACCGAAGCCCAAACCATCAGCTTACACAATCTACGACTCAGCAACCGCGTCAGCCTCGCCCTCGCCTTGGGCAAAGGCTTCTAA
- the mqo gene encoding malate dehydrogenase (quinone) translates to MTTRTVRPSTGPILNNPDIVLIGGGIMSATLGIMLKKMNPDFTIQIVESLPRVALESSHAWNNAGTGHAALCELNYTPQNADGSVDVSKAIKINEQFEHSKHFWAYLVEQGVIKDPGAFIKRVPHMSFVHGEKDIEFLRQRYQALSEQHLFNEMDFTEDPATIAEWAPLLGQGRSNAEPIAVTRVESGTDINFGALTQQLIDYLISLDGVELAMQARVTDIEQRKDGRWRLKIDSKSEGKRKLRAKFAFIGAGGGSLHLLQKSGIPEGKGFGGFPVSGQFLVCKNHDIIEQHAAKIYGKAAVGAPPMSVPHLDTRVIDGKKALLFGPYAGFSPKFLKEGSMLDLIKSVKLDNILPLLAVGRDNMSLTQYLINECRKSHSDRVEGLREFFPAAKEEDWMLVTAGQRVQIIKKSPDSTGKLEFGTEVVAAQDGSIAALLGASPGASTSVSIIVEVLEKCFSQEMQTDAWQNKLTEMLPAHGKSLAKCETTYRTLRKRADAALTIA, encoded by the coding sequence ATGACCACACGCACAGTTCGACCTTCCACAGGCCCTATTCTTAACAATCCAGATATCGTCCTCATCGGCGGCGGTATTATGAGCGCCACACTCGGCATCATGCTTAAGAAAATGAATCCCGACTTCACGATTCAAATCGTCGAGTCGCTCCCACGTGTCGCCTTGGAAAGCTCACATGCGTGGAACAACGCCGGCACCGGACACGCCGCGCTGTGCGAGCTCAACTACACGCCACAGAACGCCGACGGCAGCGTCGATGTCTCCAAGGCGATCAAAATCAACGAACAATTCGAGCACTCCAAACACTTCTGGGCCTACTTGGTCGAGCAAGGCGTGATCAAGGACCCCGGCGCATTTATCAAGCGCGTGCCCCACATGAGCTTCGTGCATGGCGAAAAGGATATCGAATTCCTGCGTCAGCGCTACCAAGCCCTCAGCGAGCAACACCTCTTCAACGAAATGGACTTCACCGAAGATCCAGCCACCATCGCAGAATGGGCGCCACTCCTGGGACAAGGCCGTAGCAATGCAGAGCCGATCGCCGTCACCCGAGTCGAGTCCGGCACCGACATCAACTTTGGCGCACTCACGCAGCAACTGATCGACTACCTCATTTCACTCGACGGCGTCGAACTCGCCATGCAGGCCCGCGTCACCGACATCGAGCAAAGAAAAGACGGCCGCTGGCGCCTAAAAATCGACAGCAAGAGCGAAGGCAAACGCAAGCTACGCGCCAAGTTCGCCTTCATTGGTGCCGGCGGTGGCTCGCTGCACCTACTGCAAAAGTCCGGCATCCCCGAGGGCAAAGGCTTTGGCGGCTTCCCCGTCAGCGGACAATTTCTCGTTTGCAAAAACCACGACATCATCGAGCAGCACGCCGCAAAGATTTATGGCAAAGCCGCTGTCGGCGCGCCGCCCATGTCGGTCCCACACCTCGACACCCGCGTGATCGATGGTAAGAAAGCCCTACTCTTTGGCCCCTATGCCGGCTTCTCACCTAAATTCCTGAAAGAAGGCTCCATGCTCGACCTGATCAAGTCCGTGAAGCTCGACAACATTTTGCCACTGCTCGCCGTCGGTCGCGACAACATGTCGCTCACCCAATATTTGATCAACGAATGCCGCAAATCGCACAGCGACCGCGTCGAAGGCCTGCGTGAATTCTTTCCCGCCGCCAAAGAAGAAGACTGGATGCTGGTCACCGCGGGCCAGCGCGTGCAGATCATTAAGAAAAGCCCTGACAGCACCGGTAAACTCGAATTTGGCACCGAAGTAGTGGCCGCACAAGACGGCAGCATCGCCGCCCTGCTCGGCGCTTCACCCGGCGCCTCCACCTCTGTTTCCATCATCGTCGAAGTGCTCGAAAAATGCTTCTCCCAAGAGATGCAAACCGATGCCTGGCAGAACAAACTCACAGAGATGCTGCCCGCCCACGGCAAATCCCTAGCCAAGTGCGAGACCACCTATCGTACCCTCCGCAAACGCGCCGACGCCGCACTCACGATCGCGTAG
- a CDS encoding DUF455 family protein: MAIQLQEFAEQVLFGTSIEAKLSFPREEIIDTRPGDPIVTPRQLTRPQHLLLRDDGVRAKHPSQAKLVDEKERGKLLHFFGNHELLATELMALAILKFPDAPASFRRGLLETLKDEQIHTRLYMHRMEQCGVEFGELPLNDYFWKSVSSMEDPLDYVTRLSLTFEQANLDYSREYGKVFNTVGDSGTAKILNKIYQDEIEHVGFGLKWFRHWKASGKTDWEAYRERLVFPLSPARAKGNDFNAAGRLEAGLDQGFIQDLKIFQQSRGRTPNVLWFNPQAEQCAASNRVVAHPKVSQQLQSDLAFLPAYLSRQDDVLIMTQPPSAEFLRRIQDYGFHLPEIHVSARSADGGGERAPDLKRKLGELRPWAWSPDSRAFFEHCLPHVARPRAHDALWNESLRALYSKAWSAQWGQTFAADHHALDWVAPDSIYGHAVHNFEELTAARKHFAEGGYPHIVFKVPFATAAHGNRCLLADEALSPELCKWLETAWQQQSSVVVEPWLERVFDFSVQYEMSAEGLKHIGYARMVNNPRGQFQGILTNALCKGLAPKLVRFLMQREPEQGRPRVFHHFETSLAHKLEAALHAAQFRGPIGVDALLFRDHSGQLQIKSVVEINPRFTMGRVALELESHNAPRSVGYFQIMTRSQLRKTGSRDFKQWAAQLTSTHPVQVSARAQPQIRSGSFPLNDPTTAQQFLAVYHVRESIHDLLQEISQ; this comes from the coding sequence ATGGCGATACAACTTCAGGAATTTGCGGAACAGGTCCTCTTCGGAACCAGCATCGAGGCAAAGCTCAGCTTTCCGCGCGAAGAGATTATCGACACCCGCCCTGGCGATCCGATCGTCACCCCGCGTCAGCTCACGCGTCCCCAACATCTATTGCTGCGCGACGACGGCGTGCGCGCCAAGCATCCGAGTCAGGCAAAACTGGTGGACGAAAAAGAGCGGGGCAAATTACTGCATTTTTTCGGAAATCACGAGCTACTGGCCACCGAACTGATGGCACTGGCGATTTTGAAGTTTCCCGATGCGCCCGCTAGCTTCCGACGCGGCCTACTGGAAACCCTCAAGGACGAACAGATCCACACCCGCCTCTACATGCACCGCATGGAACAATGCGGCGTCGAGTTTGGCGAACTGCCCCTCAACGATTACTTCTGGAAGAGTGTCTCCTCGATGGAAGATCCGCTGGATTATGTTACCCGCCTCTCACTCACCTTTGAACAGGCCAACCTCGATTACTCCCGCGAATATGGCAAAGTGTTCAATACCGTCGGCGACTCGGGCACCGCCAAAATTTTAAACAAAATCTACCAGGATGAAATCGAGCACGTAGGCTTCGGACTAAAATGGTTCCGCCACTGGAAGGCCTCCGGCAAGACCGATTGGGAGGCGTATCGCGAACGCCTCGTCTTTCCGCTCTCTCCCGCACGTGCCAAGGGCAACGACTTCAATGCCGCCGGGCGCCTCGAAGCTGGCTTGGATCAGGGCTTCATCCAGGACTTGAAAATTTTCCAACAATCGCGCGGCCGCACGCCTAATGTTTTGTGGTTCAACCCACAGGCCGAGCAATGCGCGGCGAGCAATCGTGTGGTTGCCCACCCGAAGGTCAGCCAGCAGTTACAAAGTGATCTGGCCTTTCTGCCGGCTTACCTCTCACGTCAGGATGATGTGCTGATCATGACACAGCCCCCCAGCGCTGAATTTCTGCGTCGCATTCAAGACTACGGCTTCCACCTGCCGGAAATCCATGTATCCGCACGCTCCGCCGACGGCGGTGGCGAACGCGCGCCCGACCTCAAACGCAAGCTCGGCGAGCTGCGCCCCTGGGCATGGAGCCCCGACAGTCGGGCTTTTTTTGAGCACTGCCTGCCGCACGTCGCCCGCCCGCGTGCCCACGATGCACTGTGGAACGAGTCGCTACGCGCGCTCTACTCCAAGGCCTGGAGCGCACAGTGGGGCCAGACCTTCGCTGCCGATCACCACGCGCTCGATTGGGTCGCCCCGGACTCCATCTATGGCCACGCAGTTCACAACTTCGAAGAGTTAACAGCCGCCCGTAAACACTTCGCCGAAGGGGGCTACCCGCACATCGTTTTCAAAGTCCCCTTCGCCACCGCCGCCCACGGCAACCGCTGCCTACTGGCCGACGAAGCGCTCTCCCCCGAGCTGTGCAAATGGCTGGAGACAGCCTGGCAACAGCAAAGCAGTGTTGTGGTCGAGCCCTGGCTAGAGCGTGTTTTCGACTTCTCCGTGCAATACGAAATGAGCGCCGAGGGCCTCAAGCACATCGGCTACGCTCGCATGGTCAACAACCCGCGCGGACAATTTCAGGGCATATTGACCAATGCCTTGTGCAAAGGGCTCGCCCCCAAACTCGTTCGTTTCCTCATGCAACGAGAACCCGAGCAAGGCCGCCCCCGCGTCTTCCACCACTTCGAAACAAGCCTCGCTCACAAATTGGAAGCTGCGCTGCACGCCGCACAATTTCGTGGGCCCATCGGAGTCGACGCACTGCTTTTCCGTGATCACAGCGGACAACTACAAATCAAAAGTGTAGTCGAAATCAACCCACGCTTCACCATGGGCCGGGTCGCCCTAGAACTGGAGTCGCACAACGCGCCGCGCTCCGTCGGCTACTTTCAGATCATGACTCGCTCCCAATTGCGCAAGACCGGCAGTCGAGATTTCAAGCAGTGGGCCGCTCAACTCACAAGCACACATCCAGTGCAAGTCAGCGCACGCGCACAACCGCAGATCCGCTCCGGCAGCTTCCCGCTCAACGATCCCACAACCGCGCAGCAATTCCTGGCCGTCTATCACGTAAGAGAATCCATCCACGACCTGCTCCAGGAGATCAGCCAATAA